In Acidaminococcus timonensis, one DNA window encodes the following:
- a CDS encoding site-specific integrase: MNLLTKNPVELTKAPLLEVKEIHVLSIEELHCLLQAMKSQAMDHLGDPHEMLYYSSFIAVQLAASTGMRLGEVFGLCWDCVDLEDGSISVRRSIQTGGKLNVFQTTKTKHSRRLIRISTDLATELKEYRSFQEQYAARLGDHWHNVRNALITGLFGNILSTSNFKARYFLPVLAKLGIHDFSFHDLRHTHATLLLAKGVNPKIVQERLGHSTITLTLDTYSHLVPDIQKAAVRALDDLGI; the protein is encoded by the coding sequence GTGAATCTTCTGACCAAAAATCCTGTGGAACTGACTAAAGCCCCTCTTCTGGAAGTAAAAGAAATCCATGTCCTGTCCATCGAAGAACTCCATTGCCTGCTTCAGGCCATGAAATCCCAGGCCATGGACCATTTAGGAGATCCCCATGAAATGCTTTATTATTCTTCCTTTATCGCTGTTCAACTGGCTGCCAGTACGGGGATGCGTCTGGGAGAAGTCTTCGGTCTTTGCTGGGACTGCGTAGATTTGGAAGATGGTTCCATTTCTGTCCGAAGGTCCATCCAGACCGGTGGTAAGCTCAACGTTTTCCAGACCACAAAGACCAAACATTCCCGGCGATTAATCCGGATCAGTACTGACTTGGCAACAGAGCTAAAAGAGTACCGTTCTTTCCAGGAACAGTATGCAGCCCGCCTGGGAGACCATTGGCACAATGTCAGGAATGCATTGATTACCGGCCTGTTTGGCAACATCCTGTCCACCAGCAATTTCAAAGCCCGTTACTTCCTGCCAGTCCTGGCAAAACTGGGTATCCATGATTTTTCCTTCCATGACCTGCGCCATACCCATGCCACCCTGTTACTGGCCAAAGGAGTCAATCCGAAGATTGTGCAGGAACGGCTTGGCCATTCCACCATCACCTTGACCCTGGACACCTATTCCCACCTTGTCCCTGATATCCAGAAGGCTGCTGTCAGGGCATTGGATGACCTTGGAATTTAA
- a CDS encoding YhcH/YjgK/YiaL family protein encodes MITGNLAQLDRLLPQVAGNVKKALELLKEVDVISLPNGKTPLDGEAVFASVNTYQTEPVADRRPEKHFRYIDIQILGAGRESIGYTDVENASDLTEDRREKDDVVFYGSIRKENFVKLEKGDFAIFFPWEVHRPNCWFGEGPETVKKIVVKVQA; translated from the coding sequence ATGATTACTGGAAACCTGGCACAACTGGATCGTCTGCTGCCCCAGGTGGCAGGCAACGTGAAGAAAGCCCTGGAACTTCTGAAAGAAGTGGATGTGATCTCCCTGCCCAATGGAAAGACCCCGCTGGACGGAGAGGCTGTCTTCGCCAGCGTGAATACCTACCAGACGGAGCCTGTGGCGGACCGGCGGCCGGAAAAGCATTTCAGGTACATCGATATCCAGATCCTGGGCGCCGGCCGGGAATCCATCGGGTACACGGATGTGGAAAACGCCAGCGACCTGACGGAGGACCGCCGGGAAAAGGACGATGTGGTGTTCTATGGCAGCATCCGAAAAGAGAACTTTGTGAAGCTGGAGAAAGGAGATTTCGCCATTTTCTTCCCCTGGGAAGTCCATCGGCCCAACTGCTGGTTTGGAGAGGGACCGGAAACGGTGAAGAAGATCGTGGTGAAGGTACAGGCGTAA
- a CDS encoding ATP-binding cassette domain-containing protein gives MDFTVRDLVSFGRVPYQNWHGGNTEEDDRVVDWAMEVSDRIVVIKDGKKYAEGPPEEIITPRMMKEVYQVDCDVVKLPGRKRPVLVYGEIL, from the coding sequence TTGGATTTCACTGTACGGGATCTGGTGAGCTTTGGACGTGTACCCTACCAGAACTGGCACGGGGGCAATACGGAGGAAGATGACCGGGTGGTGGACTGGGCCATGGAAGTCAGCGACCGGATCGTAGTCATCAAGGACGGGAAAAAGTATGCGGAAGGGCCACCGGAAGAAATTATCACGCCCCGGATGATGAAGGAAGTCTACCAGGTGGACTGTGATGTGGTCAAACTGCCGGGACGGAAACGACCTGTCCTGGTGTATGGAGAAATCCTGTAA
- a CDS encoding MotA/TolQ/ExbB proton channel family protein: MERTLYFRKTDSGRGFTKKFCTYIEENNWDAAKQLADTTRGEIAKLATIVMERHGNYEFLENFISYRAERALDKFEQNLPYLNIIVTLAPVLGLLGTVTGMMGAFNHITQRMENPMGVTSGLAEALITTVFGLCISIVAVCFHGYFERRMKIIT; the protein is encoded by the coding sequence GTGGAACGGACCCTGTACTTCCGGAAAACGGACAGCGGACGGGGATTCACCAAGAAGTTCTGTACATATATCGAAGAAAACAACTGGGATGCGGCCAAACAGCTGGCGGATACCACCCGGGGAGAAATTGCCAAACTGGCCACCATTGTCATGGAACGCCATGGAAATTATGAGTTCCTGGAAAACTTCATCAGCTACCGGGCAGAGCGGGCCCTGGACAAATTTGAACAGAACCTGCCCTATTTGAATATCATTGTGACCCTGGCACCGGTACTGGGACTTCTGGGCACGGTCACCGGGATGATGGGAGCCTTCAACCACATCACCCAGCGGATGGAAAATCCCATGGGGGTCACATCTGGCCTGGCCGAAGCCCTGATTACCACCGTATTCGGGCTGTGCATTTCCATTGTGGCCGTGTGCTTCCATGGATACTTTGAACGGCGGATGAAGATCATCACCTGA
- a CDS encoding TonB-dependent receptor plug domain-containing protein, protein MRKRKLLWGGVPALVLLVCTAVQAAPQEIVITATRNATGEDRVPAGVTVLTPKDWEKTGALTVRDALERVPGLNVVEGGMTGNKVSLRGMGNGSTLILVDGRRLAGEDSPQTMNVYELNRLNLDRVRRIEVVRGAASALYGSDAMGGVIQIFTRKPGRAGGYAGTRIGTREKTVYGGVSTGKVGKLDLSVDAKLQDLRKMTNGGYSNFYGPRRFLDITGTYRFDSSRSLEFGASYLREQLRQDTAAGKLPMHGYSSVASREWNDNNRQDYHLRYSGSDARNDYNVLLYTNRLGKESHTATPLLGRDFDHSEYRTWGAEFKNAYTASDRHTLTYGAEYRKEKAGGTRMGRGTGDYRLEWSGGQAKPWSSAQVETSGAYLQDEWDLGGNVYFVPGLRYDHYQSFGGRWSPRAGLTWKVTPGLSVKTNYGWGYRAPTIFELYARMERAMGMVYEVDGNPDLRPEKSRDFDFALEMQRGKSSGSVRYFHNKIDDMIRTHLLGFYGGRLRYQYENIDKAQTQGMEAEGKYAFDRHWSLGAGYTYLDARNRKDHSRLTGDARTSGNVELSWKDGGAHPWTLILDNRWYRDYLNDDGRQYTYSLTGFHAVKDLGHRTTLQLGVDNLFDKKFGREDLMGLYGRTWEAGIELKW, encoded by the coding sequence ATGCGGAAAAGGAAGCTGCTGTGGGGAGGGGTCCCCGCTCTGGTGCTGCTGGTTTGTACGGCGGTCCAGGCGGCACCTCAGGAAATCGTGATCACGGCCACCCGGAACGCCACCGGGGAGGACCGGGTGCCGGCCGGGGTGACGGTGCTGACGCCAAAAGACTGGGAAAAGACCGGGGCCCTGACGGTACGGGATGCCCTGGAGCGGGTTCCGGGCCTGAACGTGGTGGAAGGGGGCATGACCGGCAACAAGGTGTCCCTGCGGGGTATGGGCAATGGCAGTACCCTGATCCTGGTGGACGGACGGCGACTGGCCGGCGAAGATTCGCCACAGACCATGAATGTGTACGAACTGAACCGGCTGAACCTGGATCGGGTGCGACGCATCGAAGTGGTGCGGGGTGCGGCTTCAGCCCTGTACGGCAGTGATGCCATGGGTGGCGTCATCCAGATTTTCACCCGGAAACCCGGCCGGGCGGGGGGCTATGCCGGCACCCGGATCGGTACCCGGGAAAAAACGGTGTACGGTGGCGTGTCCACGGGCAAGGTGGGCAAGCTGGACCTTTCCGTCGACGCCAAGCTCCAGGACCTGCGGAAAATGACCAACGGGGGTTATTCCAATTTCTACGGACCCCGGCGGTTCCTGGACATTACGGGGACGTATCGGTTCGACAGCAGTCGCAGCCTGGAATTCGGGGCTTCGTACCTGCGGGAGCAGTTGCGCCAGGATACGGCGGCGGGAAAGTTGCCCATGCACGGCTACAGCTCCGTGGCCAGCCGGGAATGGAATGACAACAACCGGCAGGACTACCACCTGCGCTACAGCGGTAGCGATGCCCGGAATGATTACAATGTACTGTTGTACACCAACCGGCTGGGAAAGGAGTCCCACACGGCCACGCCCCTGCTGGGACGGGATTTCGACCACAGTGAATACCGGACCTGGGGTGCGGAATTCAAAAATGCCTATACGGCCAGTGACCGGCACACCCTGACCTACGGGGCGGAATACAGGAAGGAAAAGGCCGGGGGCACCCGCATGGGCCGGGGCACCGGGGACTACCGGCTGGAATGGTCCGGCGGCCAGGCCAAGCCCTGGTCTTCGGCCCAGGTGGAGACCAGCGGGGCCTACCTGCAGGATGAGTGGGACCTGGGCGGCAATGTGTATTTCGTGCCCGGGCTCCGGTACGACCATTATCAGAGCTTCGGTGGCCGCTGGTCGCCCAGGGCCGGGCTCACCTGGAAGGTGACACCGGGCCTGTCCGTGAAGACCAATTACGGCTGGGGCTACCGGGCGCCCACCATCTTCGAGCTGTACGCCCGTATGGAACGGGCCATGGGCATGGTATACGAGGTGGATGGCAATCCGGACCTGCGGCCGGAAAAATCCCGGGACTTCGATTTCGCCCTGGAGATGCAGCGGGGCAAGAGCAGCGGCAGCGTGCGGTATTTCCACAATAAAATCGACGATATGATCCGGACCCATCTGCTGGGGTTCTACGGCGGCCGGCTGCGGTATCAGTACGAAAATATCGACAAGGCACAGACCCAGGGGATGGAGGCCGAGGGGAAGTACGCCTTCGACCGCCACTGGAGCCTGGGGGCCGGGTACACGTATCTGGATGCGCGGAACCGGAAGGACCACAGCCGGCTGACGGGGGACGCCCGCACCAGCGGCAATGTGGAACTTTCCTGGAAGGACGGCGGGGCCCATCCCTGGACCCTGATCCTGGACAACCGGTGGTACCGGGATTACCTGAACGACGACGGCAGGCAGTATACGTACAGCCTGACCGGGTTCCACGCCGTGAAGGACCTGGGGCACCGGACCACCCTGCAGCTGGGGGTGGACAACCTGTTCGACAAGAAGTTCGGACGGGAGGACCTGATGGGGCTGTACGGCCGCACCTGGGAAGCCGGAATCGAGCTGAAATGGTAA
- the mobF gene encoding MobF family relaxase: MVTLTAISPRQTNDYYRKDDYYARTISNEDFWVGSALTQEDAAHIATPVINGTAPLKMEDYLNTVASIRGDMPYDSTKLALDLTFSPPKSISLAALDPAFQQDLIQAHNIAMKKVLHRVEAECMIWREHKGKKTSYINTHHMLAACIQHRVSRELDPQLHTHVIIFRKIKTPNGYGTMEDKFLYNRRYLYSLLYDNELANQLMKQGYDLETVKKNPRARYESFELKGVSPELIQFYSKREQQLRSYQTKNEIADSWLGSHYAAKASRQAKPEINLPLLEEAWRKEIQEKGGIQVSRDPLKRRTRYLEKLDSLFMEAIHDLEVQNFSFTKEDMQVAFFEKTIPLGATGEDFNLLYKENLYRLFQPMGHLSHNLTENFTTKNNLEKAKEIDRILLNQMDFSYNSYTPEEAQKSIDKENQKLKDKAGWELTKGQKDAIYSILTSKEKYIAIEGIAGAGKTTALKYVSDLLEAKDVTVKGMAFTGKAAESMETEAQVDSTTIHKFFTALTNQPQKNLKDPHWDFSRVKKAEKPEVWIVDESSMLNDRLTAAILEAAEQKKSKVVFLGDTNQLLPIGTGNAFQRMVRENKLPVICMKEITRQEKDSELRKAVEALSGKFPKGEKHPIEKYLNDKIIENHMRKSLFNSIVRDYCSYSKEEQKKAIILVAQNKDKDDLNNKVRKRLLSQEKLRPGTAVQVINHYGDKVEKEFSAGDKIIFEQNDYKSRDFQGKSCPVKNGQLGQVVETSSQGIMVESNGHLFSIPKDSAVHMDYAYALTSHKAQGITMDYALIYHDAEQKRLNSRNKFYVDVSRAKKDVKIYTNDKEALIRQTKSFQKKYSYEDFIKGKKKEPPKSSLEQKKVKTGGMSHGRRKKRPDGKERSL, from the coding sequence ATGGTCACACTGACTGCCATTTCGCCCCGTCAAACCAACGATTATTACCGGAAGGACGATTACTATGCCCGGACCATCAGCAATGAGGACTTCTGGGTGGGCTCTGCGCTCACCCAGGAAGACGCCGCCCATATCGCCACTCCCGTAATAAATGGAACAGCTCCTTTGAAAATGGAAGACTATCTCAACACTGTGGCTTCCATACGGGGCGATATGCCTTACGACTCTACGAAACTGGCTCTTGACCTAACTTTCTCTCCGCCTAAATCCATTTCCCTGGCTGCCCTGGATCCGGCTTTCCAACAGGACCTGATCCAGGCTCATAACATTGCCATGAAAAAGGTCCTGCATCGGGTGGAAGCAGAGTGCATGATCTGGCGTGAACACAAAGGGAAAAAGACCAGTTATATCAATACCCACCATATGCTGGCAGCTTGTATCCAACACCGGGTTTCCCGGGAACTGGATCCACAGCTCCATACCCATGTAATCATTTTCCGAAAAATCAAGACGCCTAACGGCTATGGGACCATGGAGGACAAATTTCTGTACAATCGACGTTATCTGTACTCCCTGCTTTATGATAACGAGCTGGCCAACCAACTGATGAAGCAAGGCTACGACCTAGAAACAGTCAAAAAGAATCCCCGTGCCCGCTATGAATCCTTTGAGCTGAAAGGCGTTTCTCCTGAGTTGATCCAGTTCTATTCCAAAAGAGAACAGCAACTGAGAAGTTACCAAACCAAGAATGAGATTGCAGATAGCTGGCTGGGTTCCCATTATGCAGCCAAAGCCTCCCGGCAGGCGAAACCGGAAATCAATCTTCCCCTGCTGGAAGAGGCCTGGCGCAAGGAAATCCAGGAAAAAGGCGGTATACAGGTATCCCGTGATCCTTTAAAAAGACGAACCCGTTATCTTGAGAAACTGGATTCTCTTTTTATGGAAGCCATCCATGACTTGGAAGTTCAGAATTTTTCTTTTACCAAAGAAGATATGCAGGTGGCTTTCTTCGAAAAGACCATCCCTCTGGGGGCCACTGGAGAAGATTTCAATCTTCTATACAAAGAAAATCTTTATCGCCTTTTCCAGCCAATGGGGCACCTGTCCCACAACCTGACGGAAAATTTCACAACCAAAAACAACCTGGAAAAAGCAAAAGAAATCGACCGTATTTTGTTGAATCAAATGGATTTTTCCTACAACAGCTATACTCCGGAAGAGGCCCAAAAATCCATTGACAAAGAAAATCAAAAGCTGAAAGACAAGGCTGGCTGGGAGTTGACCAAAGGACAGAAGGATGCTATTTATTCCATACTGACCAGCAAAGAAAAATACATTGCCATTGAAGGGATTGCCGGAGCCGGGAAAACCACCGCTTTAAAATATGTATCAGACCTTCTGGAAGCAAAAGATGTTACTGTAAAGGGAATGGCATTCACCGGAAAAGCAGCTGAATCTATGGAAACAGAAGCCCAGGTGGATTCCACCACCATCCATAAATTTTTCACAGCCCTGACCAATCAGCCGCAAAAGAATTTGAAGGATCCTCACTGGGATTTTTCCCGGGTAAAAAAAGCAGAAAAACCAGAAGTATGGATAGTGGATGAATCGTCCATGCTGAATGACCGACTGACGGCCGCAATATTAGAAGCGGCGGAACAAAAGAAAAGCAAAGTGGTATTCCTAGGAGATACCAATCAGTTGCTGCCCATCGGCACAGGAAATGCCTTTCAACGAATGGTCAGGGAAAACAAGTTGCCCGTAATCTGTATGAAGGAAATCACCCGACAGGAAAAAGATTCAGAACTGCGAAAAGCCGTAGAAGCTCTTTCCGGAAAATTCCCCAAAGGGGAAAAACATCCCATCGAAAAATACCTCAACGATAAAATCATAGAAAACCATATGCGAAAATCCCTGTTCAACAGTATCGTTCGTGATTATTGCTCTTATTCCAAAGAGGAACAAAAAAAGGCTATCATCCTGGTAGCCCAAAATAAAGACAAAGACGATTTAAATAATAAAGTACGGAAACGGCTTCTTTCCCAGGAAAAACTCCGTCCGGGCACAGCTGTCCAGGTCATCAATCATTACGGAGATAAAGTGGAAAAGGAATTTTCCGCTGGGGATAAAATCATTTTTGAGCAAAACGATTATAAAAGCCGGGATTTTCAGGGCAAAAGCTGTCCCGTCAAAAATGGACAGCTGGGACAAGTGGTGGAAACCTCTTCCCAGGGAATCATGGTGGAAAGCAATGGTCATCTGTTCTCCATTCCCAAAGACAGTGCTGTCCACATGGATTACGCCTATGCTCTGACGTCCCATAAGGCCCAGGGGATTACTATGGATTATGCGCTGATCTATCATGATGCAGAACAAAAACGCCTGAACAGCCGAAATAAATTCTATGTGGACGTCAGCCGGGCAAAGAAAGATGTGAAGATTTATACGAATGACAAAGAGGCCCTAATCCGTCAGACCAAGTCCTTCCAGAAAAAATACTCCTACGAAGATTTCATCAAAGGCAAGAAAAAAGAGCCTCCAAAATCAAGTTTAGAGCAGAAAAAAGTAAAGACAGGGGGAATGAGTCATGGAAGAAGAAAAAAGCGTCCTGACGGGAAAGAAAGGTCACTGTAG